A single window of Nyctibius grandis isolate bNycGra1 chromosome Z, bNycGra1.pri, whole genome shotgun sequence DNA harbors:
- the DCTN5 gene encoding dynactin subunit 5 isoform X2: MELSEMLYNKSEYIETTIVMNDCIIRGDLANVRVGRHCVVKSRSVIRPPFKKFSKGVAFFPLHIGDHVFIEEDCVVNAAQIGSYVHIGKNCVIGRRCVLKDCCKILDNTVLPPETVVPPFTVFSGCPGLFSGELPECTQELMIDVTKSYYQKFLPLTQV; encoded by the exons ATGGAGCTGAGCGAGATGCTCTACAACAAGTCCGAGTACATCGAGACG aCAATAGTTATGAACGACTGCATCATCCGCGGTGACCTGGCAAACGTGCGGGTTGGACGACACTGCGTGGTGAAAAGCCGCAGTGTCATCAGACCCCCCTTCAAGAAGTTTAGTAAAGG GGTGGCCTTTTTCCCTCTCCACATCGGTGATcatgtcttcatagaagaggaCTGTGTTGTCAATGCAGCCCAGATTGGCTCCTACGTCCACATAGGCAAGAACTGTGTCATT GGTCGTAGATGCGTTTTGAAAGACTGCTGCAAGATCTTAGACAACACAGTACTACCTCCTGAAACAGTAGTCCCACCTTTCACAGTCTTCTCGGGCTGCCCAG GTCTCTTCTCTGGAGAACTCCCTGAATGTACCCAGGAGCTCATGATTGACGTTACAAAGAGCTATTACCAGAAGTTCTTGCCGCTCACTCAGGTCTAG
- the DCTN5 gene encoding dynactin subunit 5 isoform X1, translating to MELSEMLYNKSEYIETASGNKVSRQSVLCGSQNIVLNGKTIVMNDCIIRGDLANVRVGRHCVVKSRSVIRPPFKKFSKGVAFFPLHIGDHVFIEEDCVVNAAQIGSYVHIGKNCVIGRRCVLKDCCKILDNTVLPPETVVPPFTVFSGCPGLFSGELPECTQELMIDVTKSYYQKFLPLTQV from the exons ATGGAGCTGAGCGAGATGCTCTACAACAAGTCCGAGTACATCGAGACG GCCTCCGGCAATAAGGTGAGCCGGCAGTCCGTGCTCTGCGGCAGCCAGAACATCGTTCTCAACGGCAAG aCAATAGTTATGAACGACTGCATCATCCGCGGTGACCTGGCAAACGTGCGGGTTGGACGACACTGCGTGGTGAAAAGCCGCAGTGTCATCAGACCCCCCTTCAAGAAGTTTAGTAAAGG GGTGGCCTTTTTCCCTCTCCACATCGGTGATcatgtcttcatagaagaggaCTGTGTTGTCAATGCAGCCCAGATTGGCTCCTACGTCCACATAGGCAAGAACTGTGTCATT GGTCGTAGATGCGTTTTGAAAGACTGCTGCAAGATCTTAGACAACACAGTACTACCTCCTGAAACAGTAGTCCCACCTTTCACAGTCTTCTCGGGCTGCCCAG GTCTCTTCTCTGGAGAACTCCCTGAATGTACCCAGGAGCTCATGATTGACGTTACAAAGAGCTATTACCAGAAGTTCTTGCCGCTCACTCAGGTCTAG